Proteins from a single region of Rhodospirillales bacterium:
- a CDS encoding phage tail tape measure protein: MADRNLAIRLAVIDGGKVKAELRDVGDSGARALQRIEEASRPASRALQVLDGVAGELRGGLEEMANRAGPLGAGLARIGPAGLAAAAAIGAVTLGLKGSLEEAAKADQSYRRLEAVLKAAGHASGLTAVEIASFADGIERSTLATAEGVQDAAAVLATFRSVSGETFTRALSLAQDMSAVFGGDLSGAATQLGKALEDPIDGLTALRRVGISFSDTQKELIRSLVETGQTAEAQRVILDALEQQVGGAGAAEAGGLTGATNRLQDAWGNLLEAIGRTPAVTSLAQGALDLLSGAIEGITSSIEDDPIGQRIAAATARLAQARDELARLQAGGPATPMLGQRFAIDEQRQRVAALEQELATLTRIGDAEAEAARQERARALAGQQAAEAERRADALAAQRSQLDKALDQLATGPAERIAQVNRELTETKKRLDALRAPDGGNASDVDAAIQEAEEIARRRIAAINQPLEEAARRAREAAERQSAAEQAAAERAYQANEKIVDDLAKQLALFGDERRQFVDQALSRLSERATDEQWVQVERLANALYDEKLAREQLADSLRTEQQLRQQGARLTEQMRTPAEELAATLQQLDALMRAGAIDAETHGRAIAEAYREAEQAADRMLAISRDWQDGVTRALRDYADQAMDAASAAEQVTTQAFQGMEDALVGFVTTGKLDFASLVDSMIADLTRLSIRMAVLGPLAQALSGGLGGLVSGLFGSSAPTAGSGEPGAAPGPGTGGLYAEGGVFAHGAVIPFAQGGVVDRPTLFPMAHGTGLMGEAGPEAVLPLKRLSSGRLGVEAAGGPQVTVNVINNAGAKVTTEEQRDPSGNLSLNVIIDAVEVAMAQRATRSGSTLNRALAAAANPIRAR, from the coding sequence ATGGCCGATCGTAATCTCGCCATCCGCCTCGCGGTGATCGACGGCGGCAAGGTGAAGGCGGAGCTGCGCGATGTCGGCGACAGCGGAGCGCGGGCGCTGCAGCGCATCGAAGAGGCGTCGCGGCCGGCGTCGCGCGCGCTGCAGGTCCTGGACGGCGTGGCCGGCGAACTGCGTGGTGGGCTGGAGGAGATGGCCAACCGCGCCGGCCCGCTCGGCGCCGGTCTGGCGCGCATTGGCCCGGCCGGGCTCGCTGCGGCCGCCGCCATCGGCGCCGTCACGCTTGGTCTCAAGGGCAGCCTGGAGGAGGCGGCGAAGGCCGATCAGTCGTATCGCCGGCTGGAGGCGGTGCTGAAGGCCGCGGGACATGCGTCCGGCCTCACTGCAGTCGAGATCGCCTCGTTCGCCGACGGCATCGAGCGCTCGACGCTGGCGACGGCGGAAGGTGTGCAGGATGCCGCCGCGGTGCTCGCCACCTTCCGATCGGTCTCCGGCGAGACCTTCACCCGCGCGCTGAGCCTGGCGCAGGACATGAGCGCGGTGTTCGGAGGGGATCTGTCAGGTGCCGCGACGCAGCTGGGCAAAGCGCTGGAGGATCCGATCGATGGCCTCACCGCGCTGCGGCGGGTCGGCATCTCATTCTCAGATACCCAGAAGGAGCTGATCCGCTCGCTGGTCGAGACTGGGCAGACGGCGGAAGCCCAGCGGGTGATTCTCGATGCTCTCGAACAGCAGGTGGGCGGCGCCGGCGCGGCCGAAGCCGGCGGCCTCACCGGTGCGACCAACCGGCTGCAGGACGCCTGGGGCAACCTGCTGGAGGCGATCGGCCGCACGCCGGCGGTGACCTCCCTCGCCCAAGGCGCGCTCGACCTGCTGTCGGGCGCGATCGAGGGGATCACGTCCTCGATCGAGGATGATCCGATCGGCCAGCGCATCGCCGCGGCAACGGCACGACTGGCCCAGGCCCGCGACGAGCTGGCCCGGCTGCAAGCAGGCGGACCGGCCACGCCGATGCTGGGCCAGCGCTTCGCCATCGACGAGCAGCGGCAACGGGTGGCGGCGCTGGAGCAGGAACTGGCGACGCTCACCCGCATCGGCGATGCCGAAGCCGAAGCGGCCAGACAGGAGCGCGCGCGAGCGCTGGCCGGGCAGCAGGCGGCCGAGGCCGAACGGCGCGCCGACGCACTCGCCGCCCAGCGCAGCCAGCTGGACAAGGCGCTCGACCAGCTGGCGACCGGTCCCGCCGAGCGGATCGCCCAGGTCAACCGCGAGCTCACCGAGACGAAGAAGCGCCTGGACGCGCTGCGCGCACCCGACGGCGGTAACGCGTCGGATGTGGATGCGGCGATCCAGGAGGCGGAAGAGATCGCGCGGCGCAGGATCGCGGCGATCAACCAGCCACTGGAAGAAGCGGCCAGGCGCGCCCGAGAGGCCGCCGAACGGCAATCGGCGGCCGAGCAGGCGGCAGCCGAACGCGCCTACCAGGCCAACGAGAAAATCGTCGACGATCTCGCCAAGCAGCTGGCGCTGTTCGGCGACGAGCGCCGGCAGTTCGTCGACCAGGCGCTATCGCGGCTGTCGGAACGCGCCACCGACGAGCAGTGGGTGCAGGTGGAGCGGCTGGCCAACGCCCTCTACGACGAGAAGCTCGCCCGCGAGCAGCTGGCCGACAGCCTGCGCACCGAGCAGCAGCTGCGCCAGCAGGGTGCACGGCTGACCGAGCAGATGCGCACGCCGGCGGAGGAACTGGCAGCGACGCTGCAGCAGCTCGATGCGCTGATGCGGGCCGGCGCCATCGACGCCGAGACGCATGGACGCGCCATCGCCGAGGCATACCGGGAGGCGGAGCAGGCGGCCGACCGCATGCTCGCCATTAGCCGCGATTGGCAGGACGGGGTGACGCGGGCGCTGCGCGACTATGCCGATCAGGCGATGGATGCGGCGAGCGCCGCCGAGCAGGTGACGACGCAGGCCTTCCAAGGGATGGAGGACGCGCTCGTCGGCTTCGTTACGACCGGCAAGCTCGACTTCGCCTCGCTCGTCGACTCGATGATCGCCGATCTGACCCGTCTGTCGATCCGCATGGCGGTTCTCGGACCGCTGGCGCAGGCCTTGAGCGGCGGGCTCGGCGGTCTGGTCTCCGGGCTGTTCGGTTCGTCGGCCCCGACCGCAGGCAGTGGTGAGCCCGGTGCGGCGCCGGGGCCCGGCACCGGCGGGCTCTATGCCGAGGGCGGCGTGTTCGCGCACGGCGCCGTCATTCCGTTCGCCCAGGGCGGCGTGGTCGACCGGCCGACCCTGTTCCCGATGGCGCACGGCACGGGCCTGATGGGCGAGGCCGGGCCGG
- a CDS encoding DUF2061 domain-containing protein: MLKTLTFACVHFTVAFTVAYALTGSILVGSLVAVVEPLCNTVAYYFHERAWERWGGNAAKSGRAHVCALPIGSQA, translated from the coding sequence ATGCTGAAAACACTGACCTTCGCCTGCGTCCACTTCACGGTCGCGTTTACGGTCGCTTATGCGCTGACCGGTAGCATTCTCGTGGGCAGCCTGGTCGCAGTGGTCGAGCCGCTGTGCAACACGGTTGCCTATTACTTCCATGAAAGGGCGTGGGAGCGCTGGGGTGGAAACGCCGCCAAGAGCGGCCGGGCGCATGTCTGTGCGCTACCGATCGGATCTCAGGCGTAG
- a CDS encoding acyl-CoA transferase: protein MPSRREQVLLALFGRLKTIAAASVRRKEALPQTVPAGGLVILRDGDPGEPDVTLNPRTEFYSHRAEVEAFVTQPVGGGGETALDALLSGIGTALVSDRSLGGLAENLFWSAPETSMLAIEGAAPVLTARLTVTIEYLVSDPLAA from the coding sequence ATGCCTTCGAGGAGGGAGCAAGTGCTTTTGGCGCTGTTCGGCCGGCTGAAGACAATCGCCGCCGCGAGCGTCCGCCGTAAGGAGGCGCTGCCACAAACGGTGCCGGCCGGTGGTCTCGTCATCCTTCGCGACGGCGATCCCGGCGAGCCGGACGTGACGCTCAACCCGCGCACCGAGTTTTACAGCCACCGTGCTGAGGTCGAGGCGTTTGTCACCCAGCCGGTCGGCGGCGGTGGAGAGACAGCGCTCGACGCTTTGCTCTCTGGGATCGGTACTGCGCTGGTCAGCGACCGCAGTCTCGGCGGCCTCGCCGAGAACCTGTTCTGGAGCGCGCCCGAGACGTCGATGCTGGCGATCGAGGGCGCGGCACCCGTCTTGACCGCGCGGCTCACCGTGACCATCGAGTACCTGGTTAGCGATCCGCTGGCCGCCTGA